CGACCCACCGGTTCAAGCACCCCCGGCGCCGGGCCCCCGTCCCCGCGAACGAAGACCGGCCCGCCCACCCGTTCAAGCGCCACCGCCACCAGGCCCCGCGAACAACGGCCAGTCGGCCCACCACTTCAGGCGCCACCGCCGCCCCCGCGATCGGCAGCCAACCGTTCCACCGCTTCGACGGCGACCGCCACCCGATCCCCCGCGATCGCGCCGCCCTCTCCCCACCCCCTGGCCCGTTCCGACCCATTGCCCCCTCTCCGCCCGGAACCTACGCTGTGCGATGCCATCGGGAAAGCGCTTTCTAAGCTTCGGCTTCCAGGCGCTCCGGCATTCCCGCAGCACTCACCGCACGCCCGAGTCGGCCACCGGCCAACAGCCCAGGGAGCGCCATGAGTTCTACGAGTTCCGCCACACCCGTACCGTCCGGGAGACACGGTCCTCCCGCGCTCGCCATGCGAATCCCCCGCGGGCGACGCCGTCCATGCTCGCCCTGGACCGTCCTCCTCGCGCTGATCGCGCTCGTCGTCGGCCTCGGTCTGGCGGCCCCGCCGCGCGCGGAGGCCGCCGCCTCGTACCGCGTGCTCGTCTTCTCCAAGGTCACGAACTTCGCCCACGACTCGATTCCCGCGGGCATCGACGCGATCAAGAAGCTCGGCAGCGAGAACGGCTTCGAGGTCGAGGCGACCGACGCCGCCGCCGCGTTCACCGACGAGAACCTCGCCCGCTTCAAGGCGATCGTCTTCAACAACACCAACTCGACGACGGAGACGGGCGATCTGCTCGACGCCGACCAGCGCGCGGCCCTCCAGAAGTACGTCCGTGGGGGCGGCGGCTGGGTCGGGCTGCACTCCGCGTCGGCCAGCGAGCGGGACTGGGGCTGGTACGAGGGGCTCGTCGGAGCCATCTTCGACCAGCATCCCGCCGTGCAGACGGGCCGGATCAAGGTCCTCGATCACGCGCACCCGTCCACGAAGGGGCTTCCGGAGCTCTGGGAGCGTACGGAGGAGTGGTACAACTGGCGCACCAACCCCACCGGGAAGGTGCACACGCTCGCGCAGGTCAAGGTGCGCGACGGGGTCACCGGCCTCGACGAGGGCGTCGATCACCCGTGGTCGTGGTGCCAGAACTACGACGGCGGCCGCTCCTGGTTCACCGCGGGCGGGCACGCCAAGTCGGCGTTCGAAGAAGCCGGTTTCCTCCAGCACATCCTCGGCGGCATTCAGTGGGCGGCCGGCGACAAGCCGGGTGACTGCTCGGCGACCAGGACCGGCAGTTTCCAGCGCACCCCGTTGGCCACGGCCGATCTCGCCGACCCCTTCGAGCTGGCCGTCGCGCCGGACCGGCGTGTGTTCTTCATCCAGCGGACCGGCAAGCTGAAGATCATCGATCAGGAGACGCTGAAGGTCACCACGGCGCTCGACCTCGCCTACACGCCCGAGATGACGAGTCAGTCGGACGGTCTGCTGGGGCTGGCGCTCGATCCGAAGTTCGGAGACAACCACTGGATCTATCTGTTGAACTCCGACAAGACCGAGAAACGGATCAACCTCTCGCGGTTCACCGAGTCGGGCGGCAAGGTCGATCCGGCGTCGGAGAAACGGCTGCTCACTGTGCCGACCTGGCGGGGCGAGGGGCGCGCCAACTCCCATATGGCGGGCTCCATCGCCTTCGACAACAAGGGTGACCTCTACATCGCGACGGGCGACAACACCGACCCCTTCGCCTCGGACGGGTTCAACCCGATCGATGAGGGCGAGGGCCGTCGCGCCTGGGACGCGCAGGGCACCGCGGGCAACACGAACGACCTGCGCGGCAAGGTGCTGCGGATCACCCCGAAGGCCGACGGGACGTACGGCGTCCCCGAGGGGAACCTGTTCGAGCCCGGCACCGACAAGACGCGCCCGGAGATCTACGCGATGGGCATGCGCAACCCGTTCCGGATCACGACCGATCCGGTCAGCGGCGCGCTGCTCGTGGGTGATTACGGTCCCGACGCGCGCAACGCGGTGGCCGACCGCGGGCCTGAGGGAACCGTCGAGTTCAACCGCATCACCGAGGCGGGGAACTACGGCTGGCCGTACTGCATCGGCGACAACACCCCGTTCAACGACTACGACTTCGAGTCGAAGAAGTCCGGGGCGAAGTTCGACTGCGGCCACCTCGTGAACGACTCGCCGAACAACACCGGCCTGCGCGACCTGCCGCCCGCGCACGCGGCGTCGGTCTGGTACGCGTACTCCGCCTCGGAGCAGTTCCCGGAGCTCGGCACCGGCGGCGGTGGCCCGATGAGCGGTCCCGTGTACGCCTACGATCCCGCGAACCCCAACAAGGCCAAGTTCCCCGAGTACTTCGACGGGAAATGGTTCAACTACGAGCTGACCAGGCAGTGGTTCAAGACCTTCTCGATCCAGGAGAAGGACCAGACGTTCACGGATCCGCGGTTCGCGCCCGCCAAGGCCGGTGACCTGCAGTCCATCAACTCCGTGTTCGGCGACATGAAATGGAACCAGCCCTTCGACGCGGACTTCGGTCCCGACGGGGCGCTGTACGTCATCGACTTCGGGCTCGGCAGCGGCACGGGCCGCGGCGGCAGCAACGAGGGCGCCGGCATCTACCGGATCGACTACGTCGCCGACAGCCGCCTGCCGGACGCGCGGGCAGCCGCCGCGCCGGACAGCGGCTCGGCACCGCTCGCCGTCACGTTCTCCAGCGAGGGCTCGGGCCTGCCGGACGACAAACCGGTCACGTACGCCTGGGACTTCGACGGTGACGGCACCACCGACTCGACCGACGCGAACCCGAAGCACACGTACACGAAGAACGGCGTGTTCACGGCCCGGCTGACGGTGACCGGGCCGACGGGGCTCACCGGACTGGCCGTGCAGGACATCACTGTGGGGAACACGCGGCCCAAGGTGACGATCCAACAGCCGCCGAACGGTGGGACGTTCAGCTTCGGCGACACGATCCCGTTCAAGATCAAGGTGACGGACCGGGAGGACGGGCGTCCCATCGACTGCTCACGCGTCGTCGTCCAGTCCCAGCTCGGCCACGACTCCCATCTGCATCCGCTGGACAACTACACGGGGTGCGCCGGGGAGATCGTGACGGATGCCGGGGACAGCCACGGTCCCGGCCAGAATCTCTACTACGGCATCAGCGCCCAGTACGAGGACAAGGGCGGGGCAGGCGGCGTGCCCGCGCTGACCGGGTCCGCTTCACTCTCGCTGCGCACGTCGTTCCGTGAGGCCGAGCACTACACGAAGACGGGCGGCGCGCACGACGGTGTCGTGGTCGCGAGCCGCGCGGACGCCTCGGGCGGCAAGCGGCTCACCGAGATCGAGGACGGGGACTGGGTGTCCTTCGACCCCGTGCACCTGAAGGGCGTCGACTCGGTGACCGTGGGCGCCGCGTCGGGCGGGATCGGCGGCGACGTCGAGTTCCGCGTGGGCTCCCCCACCGGCAAGCTGCTCGGCAAGGTGTCCGTCCCGAACACGGGAGACTGGGGCAACGTGGTGTCCCCCACCACCCAACTCGCCGACTACGACGGCACGTTCCCGCTGTACGCCGTCTTCACCAACCCGCAGTGGAGCGCCGACAAGCCCGACCTGTTCGCGGTCGACTGGCTGCACTTCAACGGGCCCGGGGTCGAGAAGCACGCCGGCGCCAAGGTGAAGGTGACCTCGACACCGGAGAGCGGAGCCCCACCGCTCACCGTCGCGCTCAAGGGCACGGTGAAGCTCCCGGAGGGCCGTACCGCGGCCTCGTACCACTGGGACTTCGGGGACGACGTCAAGCCGGGCGGTACGGAGGGTGCCGACGCTCAGCACGCGTACGCGCGCGCGGGTGCGTACACGGCGCATCTGACCGTCACCGACGACAAGGGCGACACGACCACCGGCTCGGTCCGGATCACGGTGAAGTGAGGGGTGAGGAGTGGCATGAGAAGCAGTAGAAGAGCCTTTCTCGGTACGTCCTTGGGGCTCGCGGCGGCAGTCGGTACAGGGCTGCCCGCGTCGGCCGGGCAGCGGCGGCGCATCCCGCGCGGCGGCATCGGCATGCACCTCTACACGATGCGTGACGTCCTCGCGACGGACTTCGCCGGCACCGTGGAGCAGCTCGCGGAGATCGGGTACGCGACGGTCGGTGTGAGCGGGCGGCACGGCTACGGGGCGGCGGACATCCGGCGGATGCTCGACACTGTCGGCCTGCGCGCGGTCCTGGAGCATGTCGCGTACACGACGCTGACCGGCAGCGGCCTGCCGCAGGCGCTGGACGATCTGCACACCCTGGGCGCCAAGTGGCCGGTGGTGCCCAGCCTGCCCGGTTCGATGCACAGCACGGCCGGATACCGGGAAGCGGCAAGGGAGTTCAACCGGATCGGGGCCGCGTCACGCGAGGCGGGTCTCGGCCCGGTCCTGTTCCACAACCACGACGGCGACCACGACGTAATGGACGGGGAGAACCTGTACGACATCCTCGTCCGCGAGACCGATCCCCATCTGGTCGCCTTCGAGCTGGACGTGTACTGGGCGTCGAAGGGCGGCGCGGATCCCGCAGAGTACTTCGTGCGGCACCGGCGCCGCTTCCCCGCCCTGCACGTGAAGGACATGGCGCCCGACGGCGGGTTCGCCGACGTGGGGTCGGGGACGCTCGACTTCCCCGCCATGTTCGACAAGGCGCACGCCGGCGGCGTCAAACAGTGGCTCGTGGAGCACGACACCCCGAAGGACCCGTTCGCGACAGCCCGCAACAGCTACGAGTATCTGGCGGCGCTGCGGTACTGAGAAGGCCGGTGCAGGAAACCAGAAAAGGGACCCCGTGCCCCGTGACGCTTGCGGAACAGCGTCACGGGGCACGGGGATGCCGGCTGCTGGTTGTGCAGGTTGATGAGTGGGCGTAGCCGCGTGGGAGTGGGTGGCGTCACCAGCATGTGAATGGCCGCGGCTTCACGCCGAAAAGCGAGTCCCATTCTGGTGCGGCTGGACTCGTCAGACCACACCTTCACCACCAAGTTCCGCATCCCGCGCCACATGTGGGACGCCAACGCAACTGCCGCCGCACGCAAACGGGTTGATCGCAGTGCAGACCTCGTCGATCATGTACGCGAGTTCATCCGCCGCCCGCGGCAATATGCAGGAACTCACCGAGCTCGAATCGGCGGAGCAGAAACTCGCTGAGCGCCGCGCACGCGAGGGTGGCCGGCCGAAGAGGAAGTCAAACGCATGAGCATCTGGTCGAGCGTGCCGGGGCCGGACATCCTCGCCCTCAACGGGGCGGACGACGCAGCGAACTATCACGCCGAGGGTGAAGCCACGATCAACGTCGACGTGGCCACGAACGGCCTCCATGACCACATCCGGCTCGCCCTGTTCTTCGGCTGCCCCGAGGTGGATGCGCTGCTCTCACCGGCCGCCGCACGCATGCTGCGCGATCGACTGACCGCGGCACTCGGCGACGAATCCACCGCATGACCACGGCCCCGCACGGAACCACCAGGCGGGGCCGCTGCGTGAGGCCTCGCTACCCCTGCGTCGAGTCGTCCGTGATCTCCACAGACACCTTCGCACTCGCCATCGCCGTACTGATCACGGACGGCGTGTAGTTCAAGCTCGTCCGATCCGACAGCTCGGCAGTCTCGATAATCGGGCCGGACTCGTCGCCGTGGATCTCGTGCGGGCAGACGTTCCCGGGGTGTCGACCGCGATCAGGCGTTGCGCGCGCTCGCCGAGGGCGTCGCCGTCTGCCCGCGCTGCCGGCCGGACACGGAGCTCGGCGTCCTCGATCAGGGCCGTTCCGGCGGGTCACGGGGCCTGCGGAGCTATGGACGTGCGATGCGCCGGGTGCCATCATCACGCTGCCGTCGGGCATGGGCCCGGCACGCAGGGGAGAGACCGTGACGCTGTACATCGCTGTGCCTCTTGTGCTGTTGGCGTTGCTCTACGCTGCCTCCGGCGTTGCGGCGGTTACTCGCGGCTGGGTGCCCCCCATGAACCGCCGCCATGTTCACGCCCCGCGGATCTACGGCTGGGGACAGCTGACGGTGGCCTTCGCGCTGTGCTGGGAGGCGGCCTTTGGGGTGTTGATCAGCGATTCGGGCATTTGGCCGTCGGCACCGC
The DNA window shown above is from Streptomyces sp. NBC_01445 and carries:
- a CDS encoding ThuA domain-containing protein, with translation MRIPRGRRRPCSPWTVLLALIALVVGLGLAAPPRAEAAASYRVLVFSKVTNFAHDSIPAGIDAIKKLGSENGFEVEATDAAAAFTDENLARFKAIVFNNTNSTTETGDLLDADQRAALQKYVRGGGGWVGLHSASASERDWGWYEGLVGAIFDQHPAVQTGRIKVLDHAHPSTKGLPELWERTEEWYNWRTNPTGKVHTLAQVKVRDGVTGLDEGVDHPWSWCQNYDGGRSWFTAGGHAKSAFEEAGFLQHILGGIQWAAGDKPGDCSATRTGSFQRTPLATADLADPFELAVAPDRRVFFIQRTGKLKIIDQETLKVTTALDLAYTPEMTSQSDGLLGLALDPKFGDNHWIYLLNSDKTEKRINLSRFTESGGKVDPASEKRLLTVPTWRGEGRANSHMAGSIAFDNKGDLYIATGDNTDPFASDGFNPIDEGEGRRAWDAQGTAGNTNDLRGKVLRITPKADGTYGVPEGNLFEPGTDKTRPEIYAMGMRNPFRITTDPVSGALLVGDYGPDARNAVADRGPEGTVEFNRITEAGNYGWPYCIGDNTPFNDYDFESKKSGAKFDCGHLVNDSPNNTGLRDLPPAHAASVWYAYSASEQFPELGTGGGGPMSGPVYAYDPANPNKAKFPEYFDGKWFNYELTRQWFKTFSIQEKDQTFTDPRFAPAKAGDLQSINSVFGDMKWNQPFDADFGPDGALYVIDFGLGSGTGRGGSNEGAGIYRIDYVADSRLPDARAAAAPDSGSAPLAVTFSSEGSGLPDDKPVTYAWDFDGDGTTDSTDANPKHTYTKNGVFTARLTVTGPTGLTGLAVQDITVGNTRPKVTIQQPPNGGTFSFGDTIPFKIKVTDREDGRPIDCSRVVVQSQLGHDSHLHPLDNYTGCAGEIVTDAGDSHGPGQNLYYGISAQYEDKGGAGGVPALTGSASLSLRTSFREAEHYTKTGGAHDGVVVASRADASGGKRLTEIEDGDWVSFDPVHLKGVDSVTVGAASGGIGGDVEFRVGSPTGKLLGKVSVPNTGDWGNVVSPTTQLADYDGTFPLYAVFTNPQWSADKPDLFAVDWLHFNGPGVEKHAGAKVKVTSTPESGAPPLTVALKGTVKLPEGRTAASYHWDFGDDVKPGGTEGADAQHAYARAGAYTAHLTVTDDKGDTTTGSVRITVK
- a CDS encoding sugar phosphate isomerase/epimerase family protein, whose translation is MRSSRRAFLGTSLGLAAAVGTGLPASAGQRRRIPRGGIGMHLYTMRDVLATDFAGTVEQLAEIGYATVGVSGRHGYGAADIRRMLDTVGLRAVLEHVAYTTLTGSGLPQALDDLHTLGAKWPVVPSLPGSMHSTAGYREAAREFNRIGAASREAGLGPVLFHNHDGDHDVMDGENLYDILVRETDPHLVAFELDVYWASKGGADPAEYFVRHRRRFPALHVKDMAPDGGFADVGSGTLDFPAMFDKAHAGGVKQWLVEHDTPKDPFATARNSYEYLAALRY